CCCGTTTATGTGATCGATCACCCCACCATGAGAGCAAAGGTGGCATTGCACGGGGCGCAGGTGATGGAATGGACGCCGGAGGGGGAGAAGCCGGTAATTTATTTGAGTCCTGATGCGGTGTTGAAGGAGGGCAAGGCGATTCGTGGAGGAGTGCCGTTGTGCTGGCCATGGTTCAATGCACATCCGACGGATGCTTCGAAGCCATCACATGGTTTTGCGCGGACGAGGTTCTGGCATCTGGCGGAGATGGAGGCTTGCGATGAGGGGGTGAGGATGGTGTTTGATTTGGCGAGCGATGATGAGACGAGACGGCTGTGGGATTTCGTGTTTGAGCTGCGGGTGGTGATCGAAGTGGGACAGGTTTTGCGGGTGAAATTGGAGACGCGGAACGTGGGCGAGACGGAGTTTACGATTGGTGAGGCGTTGCATGCCTATCTGGCGGTGGGGGAGGTGCGCGAAGTCGAGGTGCGTGGTTTGGCAGGGAAGAATTTTCTGGACACGGTAGGTGAGCCCATGATGAGGAAACAGGTGGGGGAGTTGAAGTTTGAGGGCGAGGTGGACCGACAGTATGAGTGTGCGGAGACGGTGACGGTGCATGATGCGGCGTGGGCGCGGGTCATTGAGATTTCGAAGTCGGGCAGTGGGACGACGACAGTGTGGAATCCGTGGGCGGAGAAAGCGGGGGAGTTGAGCGATCTGCCGGATGATGGGTATCGGCATTTTGTATGTGTGGAGGCGGCCAATGCAGGTCCTGCCCTGGTGGTGGTGCCGCCGGGTGGAAGGCATGTGATTGAGACGGTGATCGCGGTGTCAGCCGAATAGAAAACCCAAAC
This is a stretch of genomic DNA from Phragmitibacter flavus. It encodes these proteins:
- a CDS encoding D-hexose-6-phosphate mutarotase gives rise to the protein MKLPECVKATEPVPGYPVYVIDHPTMRAKVALHGAQVMEWTPEGEKPVIYLSPDAVLKEGKAIRGGVPLCWPWFNAHPTDASKPSHGFARTRFWHLAEMEACDEGVRMVFDLASDDETRRLWDFVFELRVVIEVGQVLRVKLETRNVGETEFTIGEALHAYLAVGEVREVEVRGLAGKNFLDTVGEPMMRKQVGELKFEGEVDRQYECAETVTVHDAAWARVIEISKSGSGTTTVWNPWAEKAGELSDLPDDGYRHFVCVEAANAGPALVVVPPGGRHVIETVIAVSAE